The proteins below are encoded in one region of Phycisphaerae bacterium:
- a CDS encoding SpoIID/LytB domain-containing protein, which yields MARCSLTAWTLDSREEPVIRVGMVLPEDGMDSILLKIPSRGYLVSGGDGPGQMFRSVMAKVTVENRQVSFLSEGGVAGPADVIKVSPEEAVPQTRGAGVQLRGVVAGRGFHWEKRIHPTVGGMLEFRAIRGRLLVVNELPLEEYLPGVIAGEMSGDCPMEFLKSQTVVARAWVLAHTEKKHTEYPVDRCNDDCCQRYHGTTDLTERAVEAVRQTRGQVLVDRKRTLIDANYSKSCGGIIESPQHVWFVQKAGQRATVDAPKDSAAHRFFPLSEKLLKEYLTGEWLKQTDVFCSPNVVPEKSLPSYLSKIDEGGGHFRWRVDYDRHELEKILREKFFSRQDPSKVAFLDTLLGLRVCQRGDSGRAKDLEIEYLDPMGVTHKVHVISEYSIREVLHEKFLFSSAFVIEIQRDTDGIPRKISLIGGGWGHGAGMCQIGALGMALRGYKYEAILKHYFEDVQLHDCY from the coding sequence ATGGCTCGTTGCAGTCTGACCGCCTGGACGCTCGATTCACGCGAGGAACCCGTCATTCGCGTCGGGATGGTGTTGCCTGAGGACGGCATGGACTCGATTCTGCTGAAGATTCCGAGTCGGGGCTATCTGGTCTCGGGCGGCGACGGCCCCGGGCAGATGTTCCGGTCGGTCATGGCCAAGGTCACGGTCGAAAACCGGCAGGTTTCGTTCCTGTCGGAGGGGGGCGTGGCGGGCCCGGCGGATGTCATCAAGGTGTCGCCCGAGGAGGCGGTACCGCAGACACGGGGCGCGGGCGTTCAGCTTCGCGGGGTGGTGGCGGGCAGAGGTTTTCACTGGGAAAAGAGGATTCACCCGACGGTCGGGGGAATGCTGGAGTTCAGGGCGATCCGCGGGCGTCTGCTGGTGGTCAACGAACTGCCGCTGGAGGAATACCTGCCGGGCGTGATTGCCGGCGAGATGAGCGGCGACTGCCCGATGGAGTTCCTGAAGAGTCAGACGGTCGTGGCCAGGGCCTGGGTTCTGGCTCATACCGAGAAGAAGCACACGGAGTATCCTGTTGATCGGTGTAATGATGACTGTTGCCAGCGTTATCACGGCACGACCGATCTGACCGAGCGCGCGGTTGAGGCCGTGCGGCAGACTCGCGGACAGGTGTTGGTCGACCGGAAGAGGACGCTGATCGACGCGAACTATTCCAAGAGCTGCGGAGGGATCATCGAATCGCCTCAGCACGTCTGGTTCGTGCAGAAGGCCGGACAGCGGGCCACGGTCGATGCCCCGAAGGACTCGGCGGCTCATCGGTTCTTTCCTCTCTCTGAAAAACTGTTGAAGGAATATTTGACTGGTGAATGGCTCAAGCAGACAGACGTATTCTGCAGTCCGAACGTCGTGCCCGAGAAGAGCCTGCCCTCTTACCTGAGCAAGATCGACGAGGGCGGCGGTCATTTCCGATGGCGGGTGGACTACGACCGGCACGAGCTGGAGAAGATCCTTCGGGAGAAGTTCTTCAGCAGGCAGGATCCGAGCAAGGTGGCGTTTCTGGATACTCTGCTGGGTCTGCGGGTGTGCCAGCGGGGCGACTCCGGCCGGGCAAAGGACCTGGAGATCGAGTATCTCGACCCGATGGGCGTGACGCATAAGGTCCATGTGATCAGCGAGTACAGCATCCGCGAGGTGCTGCACGAGAAATTCCTGTTCAGCAGCGCGTTTGTGATCGAGATACAACGGGATACGGACGGCATACCCCGAAAGATCTCACTGATTGGCGGCGGCTGGGGACATGGGGCCGGCATGTGCCAGATCGGCGCGCTGGGCATGGCTCTGCGAGGCTACAAGTACGAGGCCATCCTCAAGCATTATTTTGAGGACGTGCAACTCCACGACTGCTATTGA